A stretch of the Argentina anserina chromosome 6, drPotAnse1.1, whole genome shotgun sequence genome encodes the following:
- the LOC126800364 gene encoding folate synthesis bifunctional protein, mitochondrial-like, translated as MHIFKQLLPDISRSNGARKYFQASCFALIHSCPNSSVEVHAEDQEVVIALGSNVGDRLRNCNEALQLMKKSGVQITRHGCLYETAPAYVTDQPTFLNSAVKAVTKLGPHELLGALKRIEKDMGRTQGIRYGPRPIDLDILFYGKLRVRSETLTIPHERIWERPFVIAPLMDLLGSAIECDVVACWHSFSMHSGGLFKCWEKLGGDSLIGKEGLKRVLPIANDLWDWSTKTSVMGILNLTPDSFSDGGKFVSVETAISQVRLMILEGADMIDIGAQSTRPMASRISVEQELDRLIPVLEAVARMPEVEGKLISVDTFYSEVASEAVSKGAHIVNDISAGQLDSKMLSVVAGLKVPYIAMHMRGDPLTMQDSENLEYNEVCEQVASELLLRVRDAEVLGIPAWRIIIDPGIGFAKNTEQNLDILMGLPNIRNEIARKSLALSHAPIMIGPSRKKFLGDICNRKSVVERDPATVASVTAGVLGGANIVRVHNVRDSLDAVKLCDAMLRHKRSFPQIKNDL; from the exons ATGCATATATTCAAGCAGCTTCTGCCTGACATAAGCCGATCAAATGGTGCCAGAAAGTATTTTCAAG CATCATGCTTTGCCCTTATACATTCATGCCCAAACTCCTCTGTGGAAGTCCATGCTGAAGATCAGGAAGTAGTGATTGCTTTGGGAAGCAATGTCGGTGACAGACTACGTAATTGTAATGAAGCCTTGCAGTTGATGAAAAAATCAGGAGTGCAAATAACAAGACATGGCTGTTTGTATGAGACAGCACCTGCCTACGTGACGGATCAGCCTACTTTTCTAAACTCTGCCGTTAAAGCAGTTACAAAACTTGGGCCACATGAGCTTTTAGGAGCACtcaagagaattgaaaaggacATGGGTCGTACCCAAGGTATAAGGTATGGTCCCCGGCCTATCGACTTGGATATATTGTTCTATGGAAAGTTAAGGGTCAGATCGGAGACTCTTACAATCCCACATGAAAGAATATGGGAAAGACCGTTTGTGATAGCCCCATTAATGGATTTGCTGGGATCGGCTATTGAATGTGATGTGGTTGCTTGTTGGCATTCTTTCTCCATGCATTCTGGTGGGCTTTTCAAGTGTTGGGAGAAGTTGGGTGGTGATTCGCTCATCGGAAAGGAAGGCCTCAAGAGGGTTTTACCCATTGCAAATGACTTGTGGGACTGGTCAACAAAAACCTCAGTCATGGGTATCCTTAATTTGACTCCAGATAGTTTTAGCGACGGAGGAAAATTTGTTTCTGTGGAGACAGCGATTTCTCAGGTTCGATTGATGATTTTAGAAGGAGCagatatgattgatattggtGCACAGTCAACACGGCCAATGGCTTCTAGAATTTCAGTTGAACAAGAATTAGATAGACTAATCCCCGTCCTAGAAGCAGTTGCTAGAATGCCTGAAGTAGAGGGCAAGCTTATATCTGTGGATACATTTTATTCAGAAGTTGCTTCTGAAGCAGTTAGCAAAGGGGCTCATATTGTAAATGATATATCTGCTGGTCAGTTGGACTCTAAAATGCTTAGTGTTGTTGCAGGCCTTAAGGTACCTTACATTGCAATGCATATGAGGGGGGATCCTTTGACAATGCAGGACAGTGAAAACCTTGAATATAATGAAGTATGTGAGCAGGTTGCATCTGAGCTATTACTGAGAGTGAGAGATGCGGAAGTATTAGGCATCCCAGCTTGGAGGATAATCATTGACCCTGGAATTGGATTTGCAAAGAATACTGAGCAGAATCTGGATATCTTAATGGGGTTACCGAATATTCGAAACGAGATTGCGAGGAAAAGTTTGGCTTTATCTCATGCACCAATAATGATTGGACCTTCCAGAAAGAAATTCTTAGGTGATATATGTAATCGCAAGTCTGTGGTTGAGAGGGATCCTGCTACTGTTGCTTCTGTCACTGCTGGGGTTTTGGGTGGAGCAAATATTGTAAGAGTGCACAATGTGAGGGATAGCTTGGATGCTGTAAAGCTATGTGATGCAATGCTGAGACATAAGAGATCTTTTCCTCAAATTAAGAATGATTTATGA
- the LOC126800370 gene encoding transcription elongation factor SPT4 homolog 2-like, whose amino-acid sequence MRNAAQPAQIPTSFGNELRACLRCRLVKTYDQFRENGCENCPFFKMEEDSDLVNEGTTPNFNGIISVMDSDRSWAAKWLRISRFVPGCYTLAVSEALSEDLQNICEDERVQYVPPKRV is encoded by the exons ATGAGGAACGCAGCGCAGCCGGCCCAGATTCCGACGAGCTTCGGCAACGAGCTGAGGGCTTGCCTCCGTTGCCGCCTCGTCAAGACCTACGATCAG TTCAGAGAGAACGGGTGCGAGAATTGCCCATTCTTCAAGATGGAAGAAGATAGCGACCTGGTGAACGAGGGCACTACTCCCAATTTCAATGGGATTATCTCAGTCATGGATTCTGACCGGAGCTGGGCTGCCAAGTGGCTCCGCATTTCGAGGTTCGTTCCCGGCTGCTACACTCTCGCTGTTTCTGAGGCTCTCTCTGAGGATTTGCAG AACATATGTGAAGATGAGCGCGTGCAGTATGTACCACCAAAACGCGTATGA
- the LOC126797099 gene encoding uncharacterized protein LOC126797099 — protein MINPFTELQNAGKKEEHVKQVQTSKFSNYITIGLKFPKYKKYHMYAFVGSGLGYTLAKRYAIPDEYWEKALRAVTGIAMGEHESIMNTMARNVNISLGGENFICKIIWQYHSEILSKMESEDYESREEFNFPESDLDSLELESSDGEEQYIREHNLKVPAIAEIENFLKPVISEDPQLYWDKDMVYCQLKMHDANTICHVKAIPHYSEEDRKKMENQIQELLEKRLIRHLNSLHHTPAFLVRNHVEHVKGKARMVIDYIDVNKKPLKTVIK, from the exons ATGATTAACCCTTTCACGGAGTTGCAAAATGCAGGAAAAAAGGAAGAACACGTCAAGCAAGTTCAGACTAGCAAATTCAGCAACTACATCACCATAGGATTGAAGTTTCCCAAATACAAGAAATACCACATGTATGCGTTCGTAGGCAGCGGCTTAGGATATACACTTGCCAAGCGATATGCCATCCCAGACGAATATTGGGAAAAAGCTTTAAGAGCAGTCACTGGAATCGCTATGGGAGAACATGAGAGCATCATGAACACTATGGCGCGAAATGTTAACATTTCCCTAGGTGGAGAAAACTTTATATGCAAGATTATTTGGCAAT ATCACAGTGAGATATTGTCAAAAATGGAATCAGAAGACTATGAGTCAAGAGAAGAGTTCAATTTTCCTGAATCTGATTTAGATTCACTAGAACTAGAAAGCTCAGATGGAGAAGAGCAATATATCAGAGAGCATAACCTCAAGGTGCCAGCTATTGCTGAAATAGAGAATTTTTTGAAACCTGTAATCAGTGAAGATCCTCAACTATACTGGGACAAGGATATGGTATATTGCCAGCTTAAAATGCATGATGCCAACACCAtctgccatgtcaaggccatCCCTCATTATAGTGAGGAAGATAGGAAAAAGATGGAAAATCAGATTCAAGAACTACTTGAGAAAAGGTTAATCAGACATTTAAACAGTTTGCATCATACTCCAGCTTTCCTAGTAAGAAATCATGTGGAACATGTAAAAGGAAAAGCAAGGATGGTCATTGATTACATAGACGTTAACAAAAAACCATTAAAGACGGTTATCAAATAG